Proteins from a single region of Antechinus flavipes isolate AdamAnt ecotype Samford, QLD, Australia chromosome 2, AdamAnt_v2, whole genome shotgun sequence:
- the LOC127546914 gene encoding basic proline-rich protein-like — protein MYTYQESIEIPNITLQPGIPSPTNVPSSRSFFSLPPTRSVRPTRPGEVRPHHLLRGRFRLPPPHPSREGQREAPNSGLERRPPAFSACQPAGRPERGEGTALADEGPGPLSPGGGSLRQTRPPPPPPPPSPPPPRVNGDRTGG, from the exons ATGTACACATACCAAGAGTCTATAGAAATTCCCAACATTACTTTACA GCCAGGAATCCCCTCCCCCACAAACGTCCCCTCTTCTcgctccttcttttctctccctcccaccagGAGTGTGAGACCCACGAGGCCGGGGGAGGTCCGGCCCCACCACCTGCTGCGTGGGCGCTTCcggctcccccctccccacccgaGCCGGGAGGGGCAGAGGGAGGCGCCTAACTCTGGGCTCGAGCGCCGCCCGCCAGCTTTCTCAGCTTGCCAGCCGGCCGGCCGGCCCGAACGGGGGGAGGGGACAGCTCTAGCCGACGAGGGCCCCGGGCCACTCTCACCTGGCGGCGGCTCCCTCCGCCAGACGCGCCCGccaccaccgccgccgccgccgtcgcCGCCCCCGCCGCGGGTGAATGGGGACAG